The following DNA comes from Hahella chejuensis KCTC 2396.
ATTCTTACGCTTCGCCACATCTATCTGGTTCAGCACCGCTCCCACAAGATTGGCGTTAACTTCGCGCAGACGTTTGATGCCTTTCTGAATCAGCGGCGCTGGCGTATCTTCCGATTTGATGATGTACACCACCGCATCGGAATAAGAGGATAACACCAACGAATCACTCACCGCCTGGGTGGGCCCAGAGTCAATAATGATGCGATCATAGCGCTTCTTCAGCACCGCCAACACCAGGTGAAAACGGTTACTGGAAATCATCTCCAACGGATTGCTGGGCTGAGTTCCCGCCGTCAGTACGCTGGCCTTAGTGCCATTGAGACGGTGCAGGCAGTGCTCCACTTCCGCCGTACCGGCGACCAGATCCGACAATCCCGGAGTATCCAGCGGCAGCCCAATCGACTTGGCCAGCATAGAGCGACGCATATCGCCGTCTATCAACAGCACTTTTTCAGTCTGCCCCAACGCTTCCGCCAGGTTCAACGCTACTGTGGTTTTACCTTCTCCCGGAACGGTGGAAGTCACCAGAATAACTTTATAGGGCTGATCCACCCGTGACAGTATCAAGCTGGTGCGCAGACTGCGAATGGACTCCGCAAAGTGGCTATGCATTGAGGACAGGAAGCCTTCAAAAGCCGCCTTTGATTTCTTGCTTTTCACTAGCGGCAGCAGACCAAGCACAGGCAAACGGAATTTTTCCTCAATATCAGCCGTGCTGCGAATAGTGTTATCCAGTGCGTCGCGGATGAAAGCGCGCACGATACCCAACCCAAAGCCAGCCATGATCAACATCAGGAAAATCATTCTTTTATTTGGCTTGTAGGGTGAACCCGGAGGAATCGCAGAATCGATGATACGCGCATGCGCCGCTTGCAACCCCGTCGCTTCATGCGTCTCTTTGGCGCGGGACATAAACAGGTCATAAAGCTTACGGTTGGTCTCAACCTCTCTTTCCAGCTCACGCAACTGGAATTCCTTCCTGTTTACGCCCTGCAAACTATTCTTCGCCTGGTCAAGCTGTCTGGCGATGGAACGCTCATTCTCCACAGAAATCTTGTAGGCGGACTCAATCCCCCTTGCGGCGCGCTGCAACTGCGTTTCCAACTCTGACTTGATGGACTTCAGCTCCGCCATCGCAGAAATCATTTTAGGATGCTTCTCACCGTAACGTTTGCTCAATTCATCCACTTTACGCTGCGCATCGTCCTGCCTCTCCTTCAGAGAGCGCACCAGCGGGTTTTCCAGAATCGCCGGCAGCTCCAACAGATATTCAGGGGGCGGCGTTTCGCCAAAGATCGTCATCTGCTGATATACGTTGGCGGCTTCCATACGCACGCGGCGCGCTTCCACATTACGCTCGGTCAGCTTGGACAGCTCTTCCGCATTCAGGGTTTTAACCCCTTTGACATCCACCAGCTTCTCCGCTTCGCGGAATTCCTGCAGGCGCTTCTCTGATTCACGCAGTTTTTCACGCAGCCCTTCCAGGCTCTCTCCCAGCCACATGGTGGCCTTCTCTGTCAGCGCCATTTTCGCCGCCAGATGGCTTTCTATAAACTGCGTCGCCGTGGCGTTGGAGATCAGCGCCGCCAGTTTCGGGTCTCTGGCGTCAAAGCGAACTTTAACCAATTGCGTGTTGCGCACCGGATCAATCGTCAACCGCGACATAAAGATGCCGACTACCGCTTCAAACTTAGCCTTTTCAGAAAGCGGCTTTTTATTGATACGCAGGAAATCGAGCATCTCCGGCTCAAACGGCCACACAGACTCAATCTGCTCCAGCGGAACCCATTCTTTCCAGTTGAAGGCCTTTTGGCGGAATGGATCAAACTCAGGCATATTGACCAACTCCAGCCGCGTCACCACTTCTTCAGCCAGACTGCGGGAACGCAGAATCTCGTATTGGGTTTGCAGATATTCCTGATTGTTGCTGTTCAGGCCATAAACATCCTGAATATTGATAACTTTGGGCTGGTTGTTTTCAATCAACACGGTGGTGGTCGCCTGATACATCGGTTTGATGTACTTCAGCGCCACATAGCCGACGCCTCCCGCCAGCAAGACCAAAAACACGATGCCCCACTTGTATTCAAGAATAGCGTTCCAATAACGTCGAAGATCGATGATCTCTTTGTCGCCGGGCGTGTCCGCCAGATGTCGCGGCGGCGTTGATCTTAAGTTATCCATTTAAAAGAAACTCTCTTCCACAATAATAATGTCCCCTGGATGTATGCGAGTGCTCTGGTCCGCAGGACGCTGGGTTTGATTCGGATCGTTTTCGGAAATGATAAAAATCTTGTTCTTGTTTGCGCGGTTGGTGAAACCGCCAGCTAATGACGCAGCCTTACGCACGGTCAAGCCAGGCTGATAGGAAAAACCGCCCGGATTCTTTACTTCGCCATTAATAAAAAACTTCCTGTATTCCAATATAGTGACGCTGACTTTGGGGTCGACCAAATACCCGTCCCTCAAACCATTCGCAATCAGCTCCTGCAACCGGCTCACCGTCAAACCAAGCACTTTAATCTCCCCCAGAAAGGGATACGAGACCGTGCCTGCATCGGTGAGCCGCGCCTCCAGCGTCAGGTCGCTTTCGCCATACACTTGAACACGCACATAATCTCCGGAGCCAAGCGTATAGTCAGACAACCCCTCTTCCGCAAAACTCCGTTGCGCCGGAATCAATATTGAAGCCAGCAGCATCAAAGCGGATAGAAACACACCGCTGACCATGGCTACCCAATGCTTCCTGTAATGATTCATCCAAACACCACACCTGTATAAATTTCGACACGAACAAGATACTTTATCCGCATTTAACTTTAAAACCCTGCATTAACATATATGGTCGCCAGATTGCGTGTATGCGAATAGCTGTCCAATGTTGAATCACGGTCTTTAAAGTTCCATGACGCGCCGACGTTCAACCATTCCCTGAATGCGTAATCCAACGCCAGCGTCGCTTCGGACGTATCGTCCTTACGAGACTCCGGGTCATTTTCGTACACATCGCGGGTCCAGTTGTATCCGACCTTGCTCGTAATCCGATCGTTCCAGTTGTGCGTCCAGGAAGCGCCTACTTGCTTCGCATCGATGAAGTCGCCTCTTCCGTAGGATTCCTCAGCGCTGCGTTCTACCGTAAAACGCAGCTTGGAATAGGGCTTCAAAGCCCAGTCGACAATAGTTTCCCAGCTGGCGCCGGAAAAATCTTCGCGGCTCTCGTCGTCAAAACGCTTTTCCGCGCGACCAACTTTAAAGGTGGCCTTGGTAATGTCCGTCGCCGCCCATGAAATCCCGGCGAGGAACTTGTAATAGTCACTGTCTTTACTGCCGCCGGCGCCGTCCGAAGGAGACGGGTCATTCATGTAATCCGTGTGCGTCCGCGACACATCCAACACCAGACCGGTCTTGTTCCCCACCCGCCAGTAAAAGCCGACGCCGGTTTCGAGAGTGCGACGATCACGCAGACGGGTCTCGTCACGTTGATTGGTGTACTCAGTCTGCGCGCCAGCCAGCTTTAGCGTCAGGCGCCCATCGGAGGTCTTGGAACCGAAAGTGTAGGTTAACGCGGCGGCGGAGCGATCGTACTCAATGAGATCCTCCAGCGGCGCAACATCCGGACCCTGCTTGATGCCGGTGCCGCGATCCTCATGCCCTGCCTCAAAGCGGCCAAGCAGCTCCAGCGTGTTGCGGTGATTCAGCGTCCAGAACGCCTTACCGTTGACGAAGTGATCGATATAGTCGTCAGTATGGGCGCTGGCGTAGCTTCCCGAACTCAGCTTGTATCCCAGATAATAACTGTCATCGCCCTTCAGCGCTTCCAAAGTCACGCCGGTGGAAACGATGGTGACAAACGACTCTTTCTTGTCATCTTTCTGCAAGTAGATATTGTCGTTATATTTTTCCTCGACTTTCACCTGAGGGTAAACATTGACCGGCCCGGCGGAGAAAGAAAAGGGTTCCGCAGCCGCCCACGCTGAAGAGCCGCCCAAAGCGGCGACGCATGCAGCCAAAATACGAAGCTCACCGCGATGGCCGCGGATTGTTTTTTTAATATGCTTGTTAAAGTTAAAAAGAAGTTTAGATTTGGTACTACCGCCAACTGTCATTCTTCATAGTCCTTTAGCATTACTTGAGGTTGTTAGCCCTTAAGACAAACATGATAGTCTATTTCATTTCAGCCATCATATGACCAAGCAGGAAGCATGCCTGCGACGAAAAAGCGCCGCGAGCATTAAAACATGTCCACTCTTAAGTTCATTATGAAAAATTTTATAAGGTTCCACTTACGCGAGTGGGTCGCATTATATCGTTTAATACGGATGAAACCTTATAAAATTCAGCAAGAATGTACTCCTATACGTATAAAAATACGGAATGCCTACACAAGTATTTCCTTTGTACTAGCCAAAAAGTTCTATAAATAACATGGCATTACTTCTGGTATTGTAATAGGCGTCTGTATTCGTCCGTGAAGGCAGCTTTAACACAATAATGTTTTGGAAAGACAATTTCATTTCATGAAAGGAATTTAATGTATCTTCGCGCACAACAGCCTGGCTACGGCGGCCACAGGCCCCGCGCCGCCCCAAAGAGGAGCGGTCGCGACAGAATGTATTCTCCGGGGCTCCATTTTGATGCAAAAAGAGTTTACATCTCAAATTCTTTAAGCAATTTTATGGCGGCCTCAACCTTATACAACCCCGACTCTACTATTCCGGGGTGCGATTAATGAACAATTTCATGCTGTAAGTAAAACCTGTAATAAATCTGGCGTATTTTTTGTAAGTCTTCATTTAAGCGGAATGTCGAATATTATTTGCGCGCCGCCGAATACAAAAAACAGCCAATTGCTGAATTAATCTTCAAGGAGATGAGAATTGAAAGTAACAGTATTTGGAATCGGTTATGTAGGCCTTGTTCAGGCGGCCGTACTTGCCGATGTCGGACACGATGTAATGTGCGTCGATGTCGATGAGGCGAAAGTCGAGAGCCTGAAGAAGGGGATCATTCCAATTTACGAACCCGGCCTGACGCCTATTGTAGAAGCTAACTTTGAATCGGGCCGGCTCAAGTTTACGACTGACGCCAAGCTGGGCGTCGAGCATGCTGAAATTCAGTTCATCGCCGTAGGCACGCCTCCGGATGAAGACGGCTCCGCCGACCTTAAGTACGTGCTGGGCGTCGCCGCCACTATCGCCAGTTACATGACTGCGCCAAAGCTGGTCATCAACAAGAGCACCGTTCCTGTCGGCACTGCGGACAAAGTGCGCGCCGCCATCGCCGCAAAATTAAGCGAGCGCGGCGAAAGCATCGATTTTGACGTCGCCTCCAACCCAGAGTTCCTGAAAGAAGGCGCGGCGGTCACCGATTGTATGAAACCTGACCGTATCGTTGTTGGCTCCGAAAACCCGGCCTCCGTAGAAAAGCTGCGTGAACTCTACGCGCCGTTTAATCGCAATCACGACCGTATGATTGTTATGGACGTACGCTCAGCGGAACTGACAAAATACGCCGCCAACTGCATGCTGGCGACGAAAATCAGCTTCATGAATGAAATCGCCAACCTGGCGGAGAAGCTCGGTGCGGATATTGAGAACGTACGCAAGGGCATCGGCTCCGACCCACGTATCGGCTACCACTTCATCTATCCCGGCTGTGGATACGGCGGTTCCTGCTTCCCGAAAGACGTGCAAGCAATGGTTCGCGCTGCAGACAGCATTGATTTCGACGCGCAATTGCTGAAGGCGGTGGAGTCGGTTAACTATCGCCAGAAAGAAACGTTGTTCAAAAAAGTCAGCGCTTATTTTGACCACAAACTGGAAGGCAAAACCATCGCGTTGTGGGGATTGTCCTTCAAGCCCAATACCGACGATATGCGTGAAGCTTCCAGTCGCGTGTTGATGGAAGCTTTGTGGCGCGTCGGCGCGAAAGTCCGCGCATATGACCCGGAAGCCATGGAAGAAACCCAGCGTATTTACGGCGCCCGCGACGACCTGTCGCTGGTCGGCACCAAAGAGTCCGCACTGCAGGACGCCGACGCGCTGGTTATCTGTACGGAATGGAAGTCTTTCCGCGCGGCGGATTTTGCAATGATCAAGCAAACATTGCGAAGCCCGGTGATTTTCGACGGTAGAAATTTATACGATCCTGAAACTGTGAAAAAACACGGCCTGGATTACTACGGCATCGGTCGCGGCCTCAGCATCGCCCGCTAACCGTATTCGCCGACGGAGCCCTACAGGAAGGGCCCGTCGGCGCGACTCGTCTCACACTTGACGAAGTCGACTGTTTATTAACTCAAACACCAGATATTGATCTAAATAGTTTAAGGGACTGTCAGAATGCTTAACGAAGCCACAACCACCAACGTCGGCGGAATCAAGACCAGTTGTCTCGACCGCAAACAGCTCGCGTTGCTGGTGGGGGAAATCTGCCAAAACTATACTCCGGACCAGTCGGCGTTTTTGATTTTCTCCTCTAATGGGCAGGCGATCTCATTGGCGGGCTCAGATCCCGCCTACCTTGAACTGATGAATAACGTCGATCTGGTGCACGCGGACGGACAAAGCGTAGTGACTTTGTCGCGCTGGTTCTCAGAGCGACCTATCGCTGAGCGCTCGGCCACCACTGACATGATTCACGACATCCCCGTTCACTACGCCCCAACTCTGAAACATTTCTTTTTGGGCGGCCTGAAGGACGTTGTGGAGCAGGCGGCGAAAATCTACAGCGATACTTACGCCAATGCAGAAATCGTGGGCGTACGCGACGGATATTTTTCGGCGGCGGATGAGTTGAACATCGTGGAGGAAATCAACCAGTCCGGCGCAGACGTACTTTGGGTAGGTCTGGGCAAACCCAAAGAACAGGAATTCTGCATCCGCCACAAAGACAAGTTGAAAGTGCCGGTGGTGATCAGCTGCGGCGGCTGCTACAACTTTTTAACCGGACACTATAAAAGAGCGCCGGAATGGGTGCAGAACAACGGTCTGGAATGGGTGCACCGCATGGTCCTCAATCCACGCAAACTGTTCTGGCGTTACTTGATCACTAATCCTCATACGATTTATCTGGCCTATAAAAACCGCTACCGCGGCGACAGAGATACGGAAAGCAAGAAAGTGCTGTTTCTGCTGAAGACGTTCTCCAAAGGCGGTGGCGTGGAACGTGTATCCGCGAATCTGGCCACCAGTTTGAAAGCGCAGGGATACGATCCCGAGTTTTATGTGTTCTTTTCCAAAGAAGAGGACATCAGTCAATTGCGCCAGGACTGGCCGGTTACTTTGGTTGAGCCAAGCCGTAAGAGCCCACTTAAACTTATCAGTGAGTTTTTGAGATTGCGCCGTCATGTGAAGAACAATCGTATTGGCGTCGTCATCTCATCAAAAGAGACAGCCAACCTGATCAGCCTGGTCTCCCTCATGTTTTTGCCGCGGGTCATGAAGTTGTTCACCCGTCACTGCGCTTTTGACGTCTCAGACCAAAAGCTGGCCCCGCGTAGCATCAAAGCGCTGTATTGCATGTACGCGCTGACCCGCAGCCGCATCGTTACGGTCTCTGAAGATCTTGCGCACCAAATCAAGGCGTTCCTGCCCTATAACCGTAACAAGGTCGTAGCGCGGGCCAACCCGATTATTGATGAACGCATCTTCACTCTGGCGCAAGAGTCCGCGCCGATTCAGGGCGACTATCTCTGCGCAGTGGGCAGACTGTGTGAGCAGAAAGGCTTCGACTTGCTGTTGGACGCGTACAAACAGGCGCTGACGCTACAGCCTGCGCTGCCAAAGCTGGTTATCGTAGGAGACGGCGATGATCGCGCCGCGTTGGAGAAACAAGCCGCCGACCTCGGCTTGACTGACAAAGTGATTTTCTATGGCTTCACTCCCAATCCGTACGCGATCATCAAGCACGCCAGACTCTTTGTCATGTCCTCCCGCCATGAAGGCTTGCCGACTGCGTTGGTGGAAGCCATCGCCCTTGGCGTGCCAGTGGTTTCCAGCGACTGCGAAACGGGTCCTCGTGAATTGCTGGACAACGGCCGTTACGGCGGACTGGCGCCGAACCAGAACCCAGCCGCATTGGCGCAGGCCATTGTCGACAACCTGACGACCCCCATCGCGCCAGAGGCGGAAGCGGTGAGCAAATACCGTTACGCCGACGCCGCCGACGCTTACATCAAGCTGTTCGGAGAGCGGATGGCATGAAGACCCAAAGCGTAGCCATCGTCCTGCATGATCTAAGGGGCGGCGGCGCTGAAAAAATGATGGTGCGGCTCGCCAATGCTCTGGCGGAGCAGAATACGGCCGTAACCATGGTTCTACTGACCGAGGGCGGCGTCAACAAGGCGGAGCTGTCCTCAGCAGTGAAGCTGGTGGAGCTCGGCTCCCCGCGCACCCTGAGCTCCGTGCCCAGGCTGGCGGCCTACCTGCGCGAGGCTCAGCCAGATAGAATTCTATCCGCGTTGACCCACGTCAACGTGGCGGCCGCTCTCGCCTGCGCCATGACAGGCATGTTGCGCCGTCTGGTGGTGAGCGAGCGCAACACCTACTCACTGGATAAAAAGGTCAACACTGGTGCGGTGATGAAATTCACCTACTGGCTGGCGCCCAGGATTTATCGCCGTCTGCCGAACCCTGTCATCGCAGTCTCCGGAGGCGTCGCCCGCGACTTGGTTGAGACAGAGTCTCTGCGCCCCAAGGACATTGTCGTCGCACCCAACCCGGTATTGACCGCCAAAGTACTTACAATGATGGATGAGCCCGCCAGTCACCCATGGTTACAAGACCCGGCTACACGTGTGGTGGTCGCGGTTGGACGACTCAGCCATCAAAAAGGATTCGACACGCTTATCCGCGCCTTCGCACAGGTTGCGGACATACCGAACCTGAGACTGGTCATATTCGGTGAAGGTGAGTTACGCGAAGAGTTGAGCGCGCTTGTCAGCCAGCTGCAATTGACGGAAAGAGTCGATCTGCCCGGTTACGCCGCCAACCCTTTGGCTGAGATGAAAGCGGCGGACCTGTTTGTACTGTCTTCGCGGTTTGAAGGAAGCCCTAACGTCCTGGTGGAAGCCATGGCTACAGGCGTTCCTGTCCTGGCGACCAATTGCCCTTCCGGGCCGGATGAAATTCTGGACCAGGGACGCTTGGCGCCACTGGTGCCAGTGGATAACGTCAACGCCATGGCGCAGGCGTTACGCCAA
Coding sequences within:
- a CDS encoding GumC family protein, encoding MDNLRSTPPRHLADTPGDKEIIDLRRYWNAILEYKWGIVFLVLLAGGVGYVALKYIKPMYQATTTVLIENNQPKVINIQDVYGLNSNNQEYLQTQYEILRSRSLAEEVVTRLELVNMPEFDPFRQKAFNWKEWVPLEQIESVWPFEPEMLDFLRINKKPLSEKAKFEAVVGIFMSRLTIDPVRNTQLVKVRFDARDPKLAALISNATATQFIESHLAAKMALTEKATMWLGESLEGLREKLRESEKRLQEFREAEKLVDVKGVKTLNAEELSKLTERNVEARRVRMEAANVYQQMTIFGETPPPEYLLELPAILENPLVRSLKERQDDAQRKVDELSKRYGEKHPKMISAMAELKSIKSELETQLQRAARGIESAYKISVENERSIARQLDQAKNSLQGVNRKEFQLRELEREVETNRKLYDLFMSRAKETHEATGLQAAHARIIDSAIPPGSPYKPNKRMIFLMLIMAGFGLGIVRAFIRDALDNTIRSTADIEEKFRLPVLGLLPLVKSKKSKAAFEGFLSSMHSHFAESIRSLRTSLILSRVDQPYKVILVTSTVPGEGKTTVALNLAEALGQTEKVLLIDGDMRRSMLAKSIGLPLDTPGLSDLVAGTAEVEHCLHRLNGTKASVLTAGTQPSNPLEMISSNRFHLVLAVLKKRYDRIIIDSGPTQAVSDSLVLSSYSDAVVYIIKSEDTPAPLIQKGIKRLREVNANLVGAVLNQIDVAKRKNQHEYIHYSSYNTYPLKESGVTAAKTKRRVEPTGV
- a CDS encoding glycosyltransferase, translated to MKTQSVAIVLHDLRGGGAEKMMVRLANALAEQNTAVTMVLLTEGGVNKAELSSAVKLVELGSPRTLSSVPRLAAYLREAQPDRILSALTHVNVAAALACAMTGMLRRLVVSERNTYSLDKKVNTGAVMKFTYWLAPRIYRRLPNPVIAVSGGVARDLVETESLRPKDIVVAPNPVLTAKVLTMMDEPASHPWLQDPATRVVVAVGRLSHQKGFDTLIRAFAQVADIPNLRLVIFGEGELREELSALVSQLQLTERVDLPGYAANPLAEMKAADLFVLSSRFEGSPNVLVEAMATGVPVLATNCPSGPDEILDQGRLAPLVPVDNVNAMAQALRQCMEQPSDNAELKNRADRYRDALSAQAYSAVLNGSVTVWGR
- a CDS encoding polysaccharide biosynthesis/export family protein, translating into MNHYRKHWVAMVSGVFLSALMLLASILIPAQRSFAEEGLSDYTLGSGDYVRVQVYGESDLTLEARLTDAGTVSYPFLGEIKVLGLTVSRLQELIANGLRDGYLVDPKVSVTILEYRKFFINGEVKNPGGFSYQPGLTVRKAASLAGGFTNRANKNKIFIISENDPNQTQRPADQSTRIHPGDIIIVEESFF
- a CDS encoding outer membrane beta-barrel protein; translation: MAACVAALGGSSAWAAAEPFSFSAGPVNVYPQVKVEEKYNDNIYLQKDDKKESFVTIVSTGVTLEALKGDDSYYLGYKLSSGSYASAHTDDYIDHFVNGKAFWTLNHRNTLELLGRFEAGHEDRGTGIKQGPDVAPLEDLIEYDRSAAALTYTFGSKTSDGRLTLKLAGAQTEYTNQRDETRLRDRRTLETGVGFYWRVGNKTGLVLDVSRTHTDYMNDPSPSDGAGGSKDSDYYKFLAGISWAATDITKATFKVGRAEKRFDDESREDFSGASWETIVDWALKPYSKLRFTVERSAEESYGRGDFIDAKQVGASWTHNWNDRITSKVGYNWTRDVYENDPESRKDDTSEATLALDYAFREWLNVGASWNFKDRDSTLDSYSHTRNLATIYVNAGF
- a CDS encoding UDP-glucose dehydrogenase family protein — its product is MKVTVFGIGYVGLVQAAVLADVGHDVMCVDVDEAKVESLKKGIIPIYEPGLTPIVEANFESGRLKFTTDAKLGVEHAEIQFIAVGTPPDEDGSADLKYVLGVAATIASYMTAPKLVINKSTVPVGTADKVRAAIAAKLSERGESIDFDVASNPEFLKEGAAVTDCMKPDRIVVGSENPASVEKLRELYAPFNRNHDRMIVMDVRSAELTKYAANCMLATKISFMNEIANLAEKLGADIENVRKGIGSDPRIGYHFIYPGCGYGGSCFPKDVQAMVRAADSIDFDAQLLKAVESVNYRQKETLFKKVSAYFDHKLEGKTIALWGLSFKPNTDDMREASSRVLMEALWRVGAKVRAYDPEAMEETQRIYGARDDLSLVGTKESALQDADALVICTEWKSFRAADFAMIKQTLRSPVIFDGRNLYDPETVKKHGLDYYGIGRGLSIAR
- a CDS encoding WecB/TagA/CpsF family glycosyltransferase, which gives rise to MLNEATTTNVGGIKTSCLDRKQLALLVGEICQNYTPDQSAFLIFSSNGQAISLAGSDPAYLELMNNVDLVHADGQSVVTLSRWFSERPIAERSATTDMIHDIPVHYAPTLKHFFLGGLKDVVEQAAKIYSDTYANAEIVGVRDGYFSAADELNIVEEINQSGADVLWVGLGKPKEQEFCIRHKDKLKVPVVISCGGCYNFLTGHYKRAPEWVQNNGLEWVHRMVLNPRKLFWRYLITNPHTIYLAYKNRYRGDRDTESKKVLFLLKTFSKGGGVERVSANLATSLKAQGYDPEFYVFFSKEEDISQLRQDWPVTLVEPSRKSPLKLISEFLRLRRHVKNNRIGVVISSKETANLISLVSLMFLPRVMKLFTRHCAFDVSDQKLAPRSIKALYCMYALTRSRIVTVSEDLAHQIKAFLPYNRNKVVARANPIIDERIFTLAQESAPIQGDYLCAVGRLCEQKGFDLLLDAYKQALTLQPALPKLVIVGDGDDRAALEKQAADLGLTDKVIFYGFTPNPYAIIKHARLFVMSSRHEGLPTALVEAIALGVPVVSSDCETGPRELLDNGRYGGLAPNQNPAALAQAIVDNLTTPIAPEAEAVSKYRYADAADAYIKLFGERMA